The nucleotide window ATCCGCGGGGCCGTATCCCCGAGCGGTCAATCGATCGGCCGGCACCCCGGCCGAGACGAGAAATGCGCGCACCGACTGCGCGCGCTCCAGGGAAAGGCGCTCGTTGAAGGTGCGGCGTCCGGTGTCGTCGGTGTAACCGGCCACCTCAAACCGCACCGCCGGTTCCGCCAGCAATGTGGATGCGGTCGTGCGCAGGGAGGCTTGTGCGCTCGCGGTCAGGGTCGCGCTGCCGGTCGCGAAGGTCACCTCGCGGAGGACCCGCCGTGGGGGGGCGGTCGGGACGGTGGCCGGGCGCGTGCAGCCGAGGGCGTCGGTTGGCGTCCCGGGAAGGGTGCCAGGGCAACGATCCCGCTCGTCGGGTACGCCGTCGCCGTCGGTGTCGGACGGGGGCCCCGGCGCGGGGCAGCCGAACTGATCGACCCCCATACCGGGGCGAGTGGCGGGGCAGCGGTCGAGCGCGTTCGGCACACCATCGCCGTCGAGATCGGCGTTGCAGCCGGTCAGGTCCACGCGTTGCCCCGACGGGGTCCCGGGACACTTGTCGCCCCCGTCGAGTACCCCGTCTCCATCGGAATCCTTCGCGAGCGGGCACCCGGTGGGATCGACCGCCTCCCCCCGCGCGGTGCCGGGACAGCGGTCCTCCTTGTTGGGCACGCCATCCCGGTCGCTGTCGCGCTCGCCGAGCGCGCCGGCGTACATCGAAAGCCCCACCTGCACACCCAGTTCCCATGTCCGGTCGCTGGCCCCGCCCGGAGGGGCGAGGTAATCCCCCGTGGCCTCCAACCGGAGTCCCAGCCGGGGCCCGAGTCCGAAGCGGAATCCAATCAAGGCCGCGATGCCTTCCTCTTTCAGGTCAATCCCCTGGGAATACTGGTTCTTGGTGTAGCCGAGTCCGAAGAGCGCACTCGTCCGTCCGCGCAGGGGAAGGTGCACGAGAAACCGGCCGGTCAGGCCCCGCACCTGCACCGTCACCGAGTCGGGGGTGCTCGTGGCAGCGTACGTGCCGGCCAGCTCGAGGCTCAGCTTCTTTGTCACGAAGAGCCCTGCCTCGCCCCCGACACTGAATCCGCTCGTGAGTGCGAGTGAGTCGGGGAAGGAGCCGTACCGGCCGAACGGTACAAGCTCGACCGTGCCGCCGCGTTGTGCGGAGGCTGTGGGCACAGGGGTGGCAAGCAGCGCAATGGCGGCCAGGAGGGCGCGTCCGGGGGTGGATCCCATGCCGGAAAGATACCGCCCCAAAGGGTGGGCGGGCCACGGAGGGGGCGGCTAGATTAGGGGCCTGATCCGTCGAGCCACTGGGAGTCGTACCATGATAGATGTGAGCACCCGCCAGGGTCGCGCCGCCATTCTGATCCTCCTGCTCGGCATCGGCATCCTCGTGGCGCTGGCTCCGTTCCTGTCCGGGCTGCTCGCCGCCCCCGTCTTCTACGTCATGTTCCACCCGATGTACGGCTGGTTCACCAGGCGGCTGAAAGCTCCGCTGGCCGGTGGCCTCACCGTGACGGTGGCGGTCCTGCTCATCATCGTGCCAGGAT belongs to Gemmatimonadales bacterium and includes:
- a CDS encoding OmpA family protein, with the translated sequence MGSTPGRALLAAIALLATPVPTASAQRGGTVELVPFGRYGSFPDSLALTSGFSVGGEAGLFVTKKLSLELAGTYAATSTPDSVTVQVRGLTGRFLVHLPLRGRTSALFGLGYTKNQYSQGIDLKEEGIAALIGFRFGLGPRLGLRLEATGDYLAPPGGASDRTWELGVQVGLSMYAGALGERDSDRDGVPNKEDRCPGTARGEAVDPTGCPLAKDSDGDGVLDGGDKCPGTPSGQRVDLTGCNADLDGDGVPNALDRCPATRPGMGVDQFGCPAPGPPSDTDGDGVPDERDRCPGTLPGTPTDALGCTRPATVPTAPPRRVLREVTFATGSATLTASAQASLRTTASTLLAEPAVRFEVAGYTDDTGRRTFNERLSLERAQSVRAFLVSAGVPADRLTARGYGPADPVASNATAEGRELNRRVELRRIE